In Dolichospermum flos-aquae CCAP 1403/13F, the following proteins share a genomic window:
- a CDS encoding allophycocyanin subunit alpha-B → MTVISQVILQADDELRYPSSGELKNIKAFLETGVKRTRIAATLSENEKKIVQEATKKLWQKRPDFISPGGNAYGEKQRALCIRDFGWYLRLITYGVLAGDKEPIEKIGLVGVREMYNSLGVPVPGMVEAITSLKQASLDLLNAEDAGETAPYFDYIIQAMS, encoded by the coding sequence ATGACTGTAATTAGCCAAGTTATTCTCCAAGCTGACGACGAACTGCGTTACCCCAGCAGTGGCGAACTCAAAAACATCAAAGCATTTTTGGAAACAGGTGTAAAGCGGACAAGAATCGCTGCTACCCTTTCAGAAAACGAGAAAAAGATCGTTCAAGAAGCTACCAAAAAACTTTGGCAAAAACGCCCTGACTTTATCTCCCCTGGTGGTAATGCTTACGGCGAAAAACAACGGGCTTTGTGTATTCGGGACTTTGGCTGGTATTTACGCCTAATTACCTACGGTGTACTTGCTGGTGACAAAGAACCCATTGAAAAAATTGGTTTGGTTGGTGTGCGAGAAATGTACAACTCTCTAGGCGTTCCTGTTCCCGGAATGGTAGAAGCTATCACTTCTCTCAAACAAGCGTCTTTGGATTTATTGAATGCAGAAGACGCTGGGGAAACCGCACCTTACTTTGATTACATCATTCAAGCGATGTCTTAA
- the rlmD gene encoding 23S rRNA (uracil(1939)-C(5))-methyltransferase RlmD: protein MTNIMWRQDEIIELEITDLSDTGDGVGRFEQRVVFVPDTVPGDILLVKLFNVKPKYAHGQVQELLQASPQRVRPSCIVADKCGGCQWQHIKYDYQLSAKRNQVTQALERIGGFVNPPIDPVLVAAASFGYRNKVTYPIGMSATGHVQAGYYQKGSHKLINLNQCPVQDQQLNPLLAEIKLDIQKQGWPIYDETRHKGLIRHLGLRIGRRTGEMLLTLVVKDWNLPGIETQAQQWLQRYPQLVCVSLNRNSDRTNAIFGSETRCLAGIPYLREKFAGLDFQIRPDTFFQVYTETAEALLEVIQSELNLQGHEVLVDAYCGIGTLTLPLAKQARHVTGLELQSTAVEQAIVNAQQNGINNVTFQVGPVEKILQNLEIVPDVVLLDPPRKGCEANVIKTLRNLKPSRIVYVSCKVATLARDLKLLCEDGLYKLTRVQPADFFPQTAHVEAAAFLVLSDNDQDS from the coding sequence ATGACTAATATAATGTGGCGACAAGATGAAATTATCGAACTGGAAATTACTGATTTAAGCGACACGGGTGATGGTGTGGGACGCTTTGAACAGCGGGTGGTTTTTGTTCCTGATACAGTACCAGGAGATATCCTACTTGTCAAATTATTCAATGTTAAGCCAAAATATGCTCATGGACAGGTGCAGGAATTATTGCAAGCTTCGCCTCAACGGGTGCGTCCAAGTTGTATTGTCGCTGATAAATGTGGTGGTTGTCAATGGCAACATATTAAATATGATTACCAGTTATCAGCCAAACGCAATCAAGTAACCCAAGCTTTAGAAAGAATTGGCGGTTTTGTAAATCCACCAATAGATCCAGTTTTAGTGGCTGCTGCATCCTTTGGTTATCGCAACAAAGTTACTTATCCTATTGGTATGTCCGCTACAGGTCATGTCCAAGCTGGATATTATCAAAAAGGTAGCCATAAATTAATTAACTTGAATCAATGCCCTGTGCAAGACCAGCAGTTAAATCCTTTATTAGCTGAAATCAAATTAGATATTCAAAAGCAGGGTTGGCCAATTTATGACGAAACCCGCCACAAAGGCTTAATTCGCCATTTGGGTTTACGCATTGGCCGCCGCACAGGGGAAATGCTGCTAACTTTAGTCGTCAAAGATTGGAATTTACCAGGAATCGAAACCCAGGCACAGCAATGGTTACAGCGTTATCCTCAATTGGTCTGCGTGTCACTCAACCGCAATAGCGATCGCACAAATGCTATATTTGGATCAGAAACCCGTTGTCTAGCTGGAATTCCTTACCTGCGAGAAAAATTCGCCGGACTGGATTTTCAAATCAGACCAGATACCTTTTTCCAAGTGTACACAGAAACAGCCGAAGCGCTTTTAGAGGTGATTCAGTCAGAACTAAATTTACAAGGTCATGAAGTCCTAGTAGATGCCTATTGTGGTATAGGAACTTTAACTTTGCCCCTGGCCAAACAAGCACGGCACGTCACCGGGTTAGAATTGCAATCAACAGCAGTAGAACAGGCAATTGTTAATGCCCAACAGAATGGAATTAATAATGTGACTTTCCAAGTCGGCCCAGTGGAAAAAATTCTCCAGAATTTGGAAATTGTACCAGATGTGGTCTTACTTGATCCGCCCCGGAAAGGATGTGAAGCTAACGTTATCAAAACATTAAGAAACCTGAAACCATCTCGCATTGTTTACGTCAGTTGTAAAGTAGCTACTCTTGCCCGTGACCTAAAATTGCTTTGTGAAGATGGGCTATATAAACTCACAAGGGTGCAACCTGCGGACTTTTTTCCGCAAACGGCTCATGTAGAAGCAGCCGCTTTTCTGGTGTTATCGGACAATGATCAGGATAGTTAA
- a CDS encoding ATP-binding protein: MITISLRPVGRYWGTISFASTLYLCPILDLLLTDIPAKLQSELRLGLQEALVNAAKHGNNLDPGKFVVVRFSLIDNQYWWIISDQGSGFTPSLEDDSDPDDYLPPDEAESGRGMSLLHQIFDQVEWNRKGTELTLCKQLESRRLLSLRR; this comes from the coding sequence GTGATTACCATTTCTCTTCGTCCAGTTGGGCGTTATTGGGGGACAATTAGTTTTGCCTCCACCCTTTATCTTTGTCCAATCCTAGATTTACTCTTGACTGATATTCCGGCAAAATTACAATCTGAACTGCGACTAGGACTCCAAGAAGCCCTAGTAAATGCCGCTAAACATGGGAATAATCTTGATCCCGGCAAATTCGTCGTCGTTCGGTTCTCATTAATAGATAATCAGTATTGGTGGATTATCTCAGATCAGGGTAGCGGCTTCACTCCCTCCCTCGAAGATGATAGTGATCCCGATGACTATTTACCACCAGACGAAGCGGAAAGTGGACGGGGTATGTCTTTACTGCATCAGATTTTTGATCAAGTAGAATGGAATCGCAAAGGTACAGAACTCACGCTTTGTAAGCAATTAGAAAGCCGTCGTTTATTATCTTTGCGAAGATGA
- a CDS encoding DUF6439 family protein: MSQTSQLNEISTLELAQALMERLSISPDDWHRLKSNRNSRASEQAAAAMVFLVKNEPQEAQARLQQAVGWLDKSISAPPCPTHGHQREEIKE; the protein is encoded by the coding sequence ATGTCACAAACTAGCCAACTAAATGAAATTAGCACTCTAGAACTAGCACAGGCCCTCATGGAAAGGCTGAGTATCTCTCCTGATGATTGGCATCGTCTCAAGTCTAACCGCAATTCCCGCGCTAGTGAACAGGCAGCCGCCGCAATGGTATTTTTGGTCAAAAATGAACCCCAAGAGGCACAGGCAAGGCTACAACAGGCTGTAGGCTGGCTAGATAAATCAATTTCCGCCCCTCCCTGCCCAACTCACGGACATCAGCGTGAGGAAATTAAGGAATAG
- the asnS gene encoding asparagine--tRNA ligase: MLNSRIAEILRSGKPEETLVVQGWVRTKRELKGFAFLEVNDGSSLGNLQVVINQDLPDYQGILKQINTGASIEVSGVLVASQGKGQRIELKADTVKVYGDADPDTYPLQKKRHSFEFLRTIAHLRPRTNSFGAVFRVRNACATAIHQFFQQRGFLWVHTPIITASDCEGAGELFSVTNFNLKNVPKTENQEIDYSQDFFSKPAYLTVSGQLEAEIMAMAFTNVYTFGPTFRAENSNTSRHLAEFWMVEPEMAFCDLEGDMDLAEEFLKHIFKYVMETCPEDMEFFNERIDNTVLETANNIINNQFERLTYTEAVKLLEKADVKFDYPVSWGADLQSEHERYLAEQLFKKPVIVTDYPAQIKAFYMRLSDDEKTVRAMDILAPKIGEIIGGSQREERLDVLEKRVLAQGMNPEDLWWYLDLRRYGTVPHAGFGLGFERLVQFMTGMGNIRDVIPFPRTPENAEF, from the coding sequence ATGCTAAATTCTCGGATTGCGGAAATATTAAGAAGTGGTAAACCCGAAGAAACTTTGGTAGTTCAAGGTTGGGTAAGAACAAAACGCGAATTGAAAGGATTTGCGTTTCTAGAAGTTAATGATGGTTCATCTTTGGGGAATTTGCAAGTTGTCATTAATCAAGACTTACCAGATTATCAAGGAATATTAAAACAAATCAATACAGGTGCTTCTATAGAAGTATCAGGAGTGCTAGTAGCTTCTCAAGGAAAAGGACAAAGAATAGAATTAAAAGCAGATACAGTGAAAGTATACGGAGACGCTGATCCTGATACCTATCCTCTGCAAAAGAAACGTCATTCCTTTGAGTTTCTGCGAACCATTGCCCATTTGCGTCCTCGAACAAACTCCTTTGGTGCAGTATTTCGGGTGAGAAATGCTTGCGCGACTGCTATTCACCAATTTTTTCAACAACGGGGCTTTTTATGGGTGCATACTCCCATTATTACCGCCAGTGATTGTGAAGGTGCGGGTGAATTATTTAGTGTTACCAATTTCAATTTAAAGAATGTTCCCAAAACAGAAAATCAAGAAATTGATTATAGCCAAGACTTCTTTAGTAAACCGGCATATTTAACAGTTAGTGGCCAATTAGAAGCCGAAATCATGGCTATGGCTTTTACTAATGTCTATACCTTTGGTCCCACATTCCGGGCGGAAAATTCTAATACTTCGCGTCACTTAGCCGAATTTTGGATGGTTGAACCAGAAATGGCTTTTTGTGATTTAGAAGGTGATATGGATTTGGCTGAGGAGTTTCTCAAACACATTTTTAAATATGTGATGGAAACCTGTCCTGAAGACATGGAATTTTTCAATGAACGGATTGATAATACTGTTTTAGAAACTGCAAATAACATTATTAACAATCAATTTGAACGGTTGACTTATACAGAAGCAGTCAAACTTCTAGAAAAAGCCGATGTTAAATTTGATTATCCTGTGAGTTGGGGTGCAGATTTACAATCAGAACATGAACGCTATTTAGCCGAACAACTGTTTAAAAAGCCCGTGATTGTGACAGATTATCCAGCACAAATCAAAGCCTTTTATATGCGGTTGAGTGATGATGAAAAAACCGTCCGCGCGATGGATATTCTCGCACCAAAAATAGGGGAAATTATTGGTGGTTCACAACGGGAAGAACGGTTAGATGTGTTAGAAAAACGGGTTTTAGCACAAGGTATGAACCCGGAAGATTTGTGGTGGTATTTAGATTTGCGTCGTTATGGTACTGTTCCCCATGCTGGTTTTGGTTTGGGGTTTGAAAGATTGGTGCAATTTATGACAGGTATGGGGAATATTCGGGATGTTATTCCGTTCCCTCGCACACCAGAAAACGCGGAGTTTTAA
- a CDS encoding DUF4351 domain-containing protein, with protein MSYDNACKYLAEQYPADFVRWLLGVEPTQIEVLKTELTLEPIRADSVTFLQTENQILHIEFQTLPKSKTPLNFRMLDYSVRLKRQYKCPVTQVLIFLQETNDEVAFTEEYRDHTTIHKFEVVRLWEQDSRVFLDNSALLPLATLTRTDSAQSLLSQVAQKVATIPDREQQQNIAGCVEVLAGLRFEKDLVRQFLREDIMKESVIYQDIVQKEALKMINRLLKRRFGDVNDPLMTKIINLSADDLEDLGEALFDFYEVADLVTWLNQKVSN; from the coding sequence TTGAGCTACGATAACGCTTGTAAATATTTAGCTGAACAGTATCCTGCTGATTTTGTGCGTTGGTTACTGGGGGTAGAACCAACACAAATTGAAGTATTGAAAACAGAATTAACACTTGAACCCATTCGTGCTGATTCTGTGACATTTCTGCAAACAGAAAACCAAATTCTGCATATTGAATTTCAGACTTTACCTAAATCTAAAACTCCCCTTAATTTCCGAATGCTTGATTATTCTGTCAGGTTAAAGCGTCAATATAAATGTCCTGTAACTCAGGTATTAATCTTTTTGCAGGAAACTAATGACGAAGTGGCTTTTACTGAAGAATATCGAGATCATACCACTATTCACAAATTTGAGGTTGTGCGTCTTTGGGAACAAGATTCAAGGGTATTTTTAGATAATTCCGCATTATTACCTTTAGCAACTTTAACCCGCACTGACTCAGCACAAAGTTTATTATCCCAAGTAGCTCAAAAAGTCGCTACAATTCCAGATAGGGAACAGCAACAAAATATTGCTGGTTGTGTAGAAGTTCTCGCAGGTTTACGGTTTGAAAAAGATTTGGTTCGTCAATTTCTCCGGGAGGATATTATGAAAGAGTCTGTCATTTATCAAGATATCGTGCAAAAAGAAGCATTGAAAATGATTAATCGTCTTTTAAAACGGCGTTTTGGTGATGTTAATGATCCATTAATGACCAAGATTATAAATTTATCTGCTGACGATTTAGAAGATTTAGGAGAAGCGTTATTTGATTTTTATGAAGTTGCTGACTTGGTAACTTGGTTAAATCAAAAAGTTAGCAATTAG
- a CDS encoding photosystem II assembly protein, which produces MSNFIINWWRSQQFKSALQRGDTRSAVKILQEIQKSGASLSWLEKLFRDKLQLERISQEHKRETANLRKQVTAVKESKSHLLLKSDAEFINYIYQAFKLVEHDEYKLQITGIDERIFDDFEVKLVEYLQEEFSKIPEQKLAIKLEDALDDINSLKMGKDPDYRFSLTPHVYFMKYFSENVYCLYLAWFLIYQDGLLPTKLNILDIAAGPGTTAYGLALFLQSCSSFFDIPQMHLSYYSLEKQDAFQYRGLQFWRKYIESRITSINTYFRFVTNDIFTWDEKSHNIPKNFFDFIVISHCFFNDTVKHQEATNIYKQIFAESLNHQGYVLLIVQDKKLFKFYNTQKVEDKEQEENLVCKFVAEFGLELVWYRYLTSTGLRTAYSSGFAKFARENLPQQVYMSPMIKKYFYQNHESHYTLDDYVILAKK; this is translated from the coding sequence ATGAGTAATTTTATTATTAATTGGTGGAGAAGTCAGCAATTTAAATCAGCATTACAGCGTGGTGATACACGAAGTGCTGTGAAAATTTTGCAAGAGATTCAAAAATCGGGAGCAAGTCTTTCATGGTTAGAGAAACTATTTAGGGATAAACTGCAACTTGAACGGATTTCCCAGGAACATAAACGCGAAACCGCAAATTTAAGAAAACAAGTAACAGCAGTAAAAGAATCAAAATCTCATCTGTTATTAAAGTCAGATGCAGAATTTATTAACTATATATATCAAGCTTTTAAATTAGTGGAGCATGATGAATATAAACTACAAATTACAGGAATTGATGAGCGTATATTTGATGATTTTGAAGTTAAACTAGTGGAATATCTTCAAGAGGAATTTAGTAAAATTCCTGAACAAAAATTAGCAATTAAGTTAGAAGATGCTCTTGATGATATTAATAGCTTAAAAATGGGAAAAGATCCAGACTACCGTTTTAGTCTGACCCCCCATGTCTATTTTATGAAATATTTTTCAGAAAATGTCTATTGTCTCTATTTAGCATGGTTTTTAATTTACCAAGATGGGTTGCTACCAACTAAATTGAACATTCTTGATATTGCTGCTGGACCAGGAACAACAGCTTATGGTTTGGCTTTATTTCTCCAAAGTTGTAGCAGCTTTTTTGATATTCCTCAAATGCACTTATCTTACTATTCTTTAGAAAAACAAGACGCTTTCCAGTATCGAGGACTTCAATTTTGGCGTAAATATATTGAATCGCGGATTACTTCCATAAATACTTATTTTCGCTTTGTGACTAACGACATATTTACCTGGGATGAAAAATCTCATAATATCCCAAAAAACTTTTTTGATTTTATAGTTATTTCCCATTGTTTTTTTAACGATACAGTTAAACATCAGGAAGCGACTAATATATATAAACAAATATTTGCTGAAAGTTTAAATCATCAAGGATATGTATTACTAATTGTGCAAGATAAAAAGTTATTTAAATTTTATAATACTCAGAAAGTAGAAGATAAAGAACAAGAAGAAAATCTAGTATGTAAATTTGTAGCAGAATTTGGATTAGAATTAGTTTGGTATAGATATCTAACCTCAACTGGTTTAAGAACAGCTTATTCTAGTGGCTTTGCAAAATTTGCTAGAGAAAATTTACCTCAACAAGTTTATATGAGTCCTATGATCAAAAAGTATTTTTATCAAAATCACGAATCACACTACACATTAGATGATTATGTAATATTAGCCAAAAAATAG
- a CDS encoding SPL family radical SAM protein: MAKPRYEGYSDETPTKCVREKFGDTTVYAQNAKSLLTKATGFIAAYDFTLNPYRGCQYGCSYCYAAAFSPNPQMRQDWGKWVIYKENAAVVLAKELETWYRKNPKQPPRIYMSSVTDPYQPLESKHQLTRSLLEVMLDYRPNLVIQTRSPIITRDIDYLQRFQRLRINMSIPTGSEAVRRDFEPRSPSIKARLNAINKIRQSIDIFKGFIPKISITITPLLPTLVIDEDAFIQRLAIADRVVIQDFHPNNNRSLVAGTRQEAEEIKQKYAWWYNSDRFSYQRFKEKLVSQLPGVEIKEGKDGFGYE, from the coding sequence ATGGCGAAACCAAGGTATGAAGGTTATAGCGACGAAACTCCTACAAAATGCGTGCGCGAAAAATTTGGAGATACTACAGTTTACGCCCAAAATGCTAAATCACTACTAACAAAAGCGACTGGGTTTATTGCTGCTTATGACTTTACCCTCAATCCTTATCGGGGTTGTCAATATGGCTGTAGTTATTGCTATGCTGCTGCATTTAGTCCTAATCCTCAAATGCGTCAAGACTGGGGTAAATGGGTAATTTATAAAGAAAATGCGGCGGTTGTTTTAGCAAAAGAATTAGAAACTTGGTATCGGAAAAATCCCAAGCAACCTCCTAGAATTTACATGAGTAGTGTAACAGATCCTTATCAACCTTTGGAGTCTAAACATCAATTAACTCGCAGTTTATTAGAAGTAATGCTTGATTATCGGCCAAATTTAGTAATTCAAACTCGCAGTCCCATTATTACTAGAGATATTGATTATTTACAAAGGTTTCAACGGTTACGAATTAATATGAGCATTCCCACAGGTAGCGAAGCCGTGAGAAGAGATTTTGAACCCCGTTCTCCTAGTATTAAAGCCAGATTAAATGCTATTAATAAAATCAGACAAAGCATTGATATTTTTAAAGGTTTTATTCCTAAAATTTCTATTACAATTACACCTCTATTACCAACTTTAGTAATAGATGAAGATGCCTTTATTCAGAGATTAGCTATTGCAGATAGAGTAGTAATTCAAGATTTTCATCCTAATAATAATCGTTCTCTTGTCGCAGGAACTCGTCAAGAAGCTGAAGAAATTAAACAAAAGTATGCTTGGTGGTATAATTCTGATAGATTTAGTTATCAGAGATTTAAAGAAAAGTTAGTTTCTCAGCTTCCAGGTGTAGAAATAAAAGAAGGAAAAGACGGGTTTGGTTATGAGTAA
- a CDS encoding NACHT domain-containing protein produces MRNIDDILQYMDNLIFENTGKYLTPVQEAILKGVWQGQKYWQIAEEFNNCSESHIKKEAAKLWQKLSQALGENFNRDNFRSKVEKKHRISQRDDFGVQVNEGNINICDKDIKTTNYKQKSYNSPETQHQIPIIDLTKAPELKYNYGRNSEIATLKEWILENKTRLITIYGLNGIGKTALTLKLISEIKTEFDYIIYRSLDHLPQLITLKDELKQFFSQSQSNPLPEIIDYFNSSRCLLIIDDVDNIFQFGNLAGQYLTEYKDYSKFFQQIATSSHQSCLILISSAKPPDIETLEIQNKHTKTLHLQGLGKDAKAILREKGLKDEDKWDELIRLYQGHPDWLNIIILTIIEFFNGKVSLFITANDDLFLGDIEALLENHLERLSELENKVINWLATQNEPIDIFQKPADFELSNARFLQIIQSLTRRCLVEKVLEEEGVKFQLNSLFKVYLNMKYTF; encoded by the coding sequence ATGCGAAACATTGATGACATTTTACAATACATGGATAATTTAATCTTTGAAAATACAGGTAAATATCTTACTCCTGTACAAGAAGCAATTCTCAAAGGCGTTTGGCAAGGTCAAAAATATTGGCAAATAGCTGAAGAATTTAATAATTGCAGTGAGTCTCACATTAAAAAAGAAGCAGCTAAATTATGGCAAAAGCTAAGTCAAGCATTAGGAGAAAATTTTAATAGAGATAATTTCCGTTCTAAAGTAGAAAAGAAACATCGTATTTCTCAAAGGGATGATTTTGGTGTACAAGTTAATGAAGGCAATATTAATATTTGTGACAAAGATATAAAAACTACTAACTATAAACAAAAAAGTTATAATTCTCCCGAAACCCAACATCAAATACCAATAATTGACTTAACAAAAGCACCAGAATTAAAATATAATTATGGACGCAATTCAGAAATTGCTACTCTGAAAGAATGGATATTAGAAAATAAAACTAGACTAATCACAATTTATGGATTAAATGGAATTGGTAAAACTGCTTTAACTCTGAAACTAATCTCAGAAATTAAAACAGAATTTGATTATATTATTTATCGCAGTCTTGATCATCTTCCTCAACTAATAACTCTTAAAGATGAACTTAAACAATTTTTTTCTCAATCACAATCAAACCCATTACCTGAAATCATAGATTATTTTAACTCATCTCGTTGTTTACTAATCATTGATGACGTAGATAATATTTTTCAATTTGGTAACTTAGCAGGTCAATATTTAACAGAGTATAAAGATTATAGTAAATTTTTCCAACAAATTGCCACATCATCTCATCAAAGTTGTTTAATTTTGATTAGTTCAGCAAAACCCCCAGATATAGAAACTTTAGAAATTCAAAACAAACACACAAAAACATTACATCTTCAAGGTTTAGGAAAAGATGCTAAAGCAATATTGAGAGAAAAAGGTTTAAAAGATGAGGATAAATGGGATGAATTAATAAGACTTTATCAAGGTCATCCTGATTGGTTAAATATCATTATATTAACTATAATAGAATTTTTTAATGGTAAAGTATCCCTATTTATAACAGCTAATGATGATCTATTTTTAGGAGATATAGAAGCACTTTTAGAAAATCATTTAGAACGTTTATCAGAATTAGAAAATAAGGTTATCAACTGGTTAGCAACACAAAATGAACCTATAGATATTTTCCAAAAACCCGCTGATTTTGAATTATCAAATGCTAGATTTTTGCAAATTATACAATCTTTAACACGACGGTGTTTAGTAGAAAAAGTGTTAGAAGAAGAAGGAGTTAAATTTCAGTTAAATTCGTTATTTAAAGTATATTTGAACATGAAATATACGTTTTAA
- a CDS encoding type II toxin-antitoxin system HicA family toxin, with product MLVKKGWQLIRVKGSHHRFKKNNISISIPIHGNEDLKIGLLKSLMKQANLTEYDLI from the coding sequence ATACTGGTAAAGAAAGGATGGCAATTAATCAGAGTGAAAGGCAGTCATCATCGTTTTAAAAAAAATAACATCAGTATTTCTATACCAATTCATGGTAATGAAGATTTGAAAATTGGACTTCTAAAAAGTTTGATGAAACAAGCGAATTTAACCGAATATGATCTTATTTAA
- a CDS encoding type II toxin-antitoxin system HicB family antitoxin, whose translation MKIKAIIHTAEEGGYWAEVPIFHGCYTQGETIEEVLENLKEVISLYAEDEPENISSSDRVVELNV comes from the coding sequence ATGAAAATTAAAGCAATAATTCATACAGCCGAAGAGGGCGGTTATTGGGCTGAAGTACCAATTTTTCATGGATGTTACACTCAAGGAGAAACCATTGAAGAAGTATTAGAGAATCTTAAAGAAGTAATCAGTTTATATGCAGAGGATGAACCAGAAAATATTAGCTCTTCTGACAGAGTAGTGGAACTAAATGTATGA
- a CDS encoding DUF5615 family PIN-like protein, which yields MARLYADENFPLPIVELLRIFGHDVLTTEETGNSRLGIPDEDVLEFAIADKRAVLTRNWDDFRRLHRSQPNHFGIILCKEDLKTERQAALINNAIFSEGTLENKLVRVIRPQQ from the coding sequence ATGGCACGTCTTTATGCCGATGAAAATTTTCCTCTGCCTATTGTAGAATTGCTGCGGATATTTGGTCACGATGTCCTTACTACTGAAGAAACGGGAAACTCTAGATTAGGAATTCCTGATGAAGATGTTCTAGAATTTGCGATCGCAGATAAACGCGCTGTTTTGACACGAAATTGGGATGATTTCAGACGACTGCACCGATCTCAACCTAACCATTTTGGAATTATCCTCTGCAAGGAAGACTTAAAGACAGAAAGACAAGCAGCACTTATCAATAATGCTATTTTTAGTGAAGGTACTCTTGAAAATAAATTAGTTAGAGTGATTCGTCCACAGCAATAA
- a CDS encoding DUF433 domain-containing protein: protein MTLKDLEPELLALSPSEKAQAIQLLVRSLSNVWQGIEKTPGVCGGDARIVNTRIPIWSLVNYRRLDASDARILQDFPHLKAEDLVNAWGYADAHSEEIEAAIRRNEES from the coding sequence ATGACCTTAAAAGATTTAGAACCAGAACTTCTGGCATTAAGTCCATCCGAAAAAGCACAAGCTATCCAACTCTTAGTGCGAAGTTTAAGCAATGTTTGGCAAGGAATTGAAAAAACTCCCGGAGTGTGTGGTGGTGATGCCAGAATCGTCAATACTCGCATCCCCATTTGGTCGCTGGTCAATTATCGCCGCTTAGATGCTTCCGATGCTCGAATATTGCAGGATTTTCCCCACTTAAAGGCAGAGGATTTAGTTAATGCTTGGGGTTATGCTGATGCTCATTCAGAGGAAATTGAGGCTGCTATTCGTAGGAATGAGGAAAGTTGA
- the dcm gene encoding DNA (cytosine-5-)-methyltransferase: protein MSTTIKFIDLFAGIGGMRLGLEKACKSLGIHSECVLTSEIKSTAIKVYQQNFNEDKIWGDITEISSQKIPDFDVLLAGFPCQPFSSAGTRQGFLDTRGTLFFEIERILQDKSPFGFLLENVEGLVPGETHLNYLDRILY, encoded by the coding sequence ATGTCTACCACTATTAAGTTTATTGATTTATTTGCAGGAATTGGGGGAATGAGATTAGGCTTAGAAAAAGCCTGTAAATCTTTAGGAATTCACAGCGAATGTGTTTTAACTTCCGAAATTAAATCTACAGCAATTAAAGTTTATCAACAAAATTTTAATGAAGATAAAATCTGGGGTGATATCACTGAAATATCAAGTCAAAAAATACCTGATTTTGATGTTTTATTAGCTGGGTTTCCCTGTCAACCTTTTAGTAGTGCAGGAACAAGACAAGGATTTTTAGATACTAGAGGAACTTTATTTTTTGAAATTGAACGTATTTTACAAGATAAATCACCTTTTGGATTTTTATTAGAAAATGTTGAAGGTTTAGTTCCAGGGGAAACGCATCTAAATTATCTTGACAGAATACTATATTAG